Proteins encoded together in one Impatiens glandulifera chromosome 1, dImpGla2.1, whole genome shotgun sequence window:
- the LOC124917146 gene encoding pumilio homolog 12-like — protein sequence MDNVTPEVDFEEIEKLLCEIPNATSGIPNYGFVASTENSQPRPLSLDDIENPIASYRAHQNFPIKELPTEQSLASAFEELNFNELKKFEETLSSTPSIDYRSFNLQSQKYSSAGFEQKFINVGELEKQKMAAAAYTHGVQGGYFLDNRFCQPQNHPHITLRRRVNGENCFMTTNQQFLLMQQQFRNQKMEANEMMSPPLDHNYWKRPVYGNVDHHSQFVVPFQFMDRMRSPNHEQSFIRTVKSGSFGQNDQLSEKIYLMARDQHGCRSLQKKFTEGTKEEIEMISSEVIIHIVELMTDPFGNYLVQKLLEVCKHDQQMQILHSITRKPGDLIRISCDMHGTRAVQKVIETLRTREQFSMVVSALKPGIVTLMKNTNGNHVAQRCLQYLRPEYIEFLFEAATAHCIELATDRHGCCVLQKCLGLSSGVQKAQLICQITSNTPLLSEDQFGNYVVQFILENQIMWASSCILEQLEGSHGYLSMQKYSSNVVEKCLKFGGEERQANIINELINNPRFDQIMQDPYGNYVIQAGLRNSKGAAIHAKLVAAIEPYIPMLRTSPYGKKILSCSSFKK from the exons ATGGACAATGTAACACCGGAAGTCGATTTCGAGGAAATCGAGAAGCTTCTTTGCGAAATCCCCAATGCTACTTCAGGAATTCCAAATTACGGATTCGTGGCATCAACTGAAAACTCGCAACCCCGTCCTTTATCTCTGGATGACATTGAAAACCCTATTGCTTCTTACAGAGCTCATCAAAATTTTCCCATAAAGGAACTCCCAACTGAGCAGTCACTAGCATCTGCATTCGAAGAATTGAACTTCAACGAGCTCAAAAAGTTCGAAGAAACACTATCCTCCACACCTTCAATTGACTATAGATCTTTCAATCTCCAATCTCAAAAGTATTCATCTGCTGGATTTGAACAGAAATTCATTAATGTTGGAGAACTTGAGAAACAGAAAATGGCAGCAGCAGCATATACTCATGGAGTTCAAGGTGGTTATTTCTTGGACAACCGATTCTGCCAGCCTCAGAACCATCCTCACATTACATTGAGGAGACGTGTGAATGGCGAAAACTGCTTCATGACGACGAATCAGCAGTTTCTGTTGATGCAGCAGCAGTTTCGCAATCAAAAGATGGAAGCCAATGAGATGATGTCGCCTCCTTTGGATCATAATTACTGGAAAAGGCCAGTTTATGGTAATGTTGATCACCACAGCCAATTCGTCGTACCCTTTCAGTTCATGGATAGGATGAGATCACCAAATcatgaacaaagctttataagAACAGTCAAGTCTGGTTCATTTGGGCAGAATGATCAACTTTCGGAAAAGATATATCTAATGGCGAGGGATCAACATGGATGTCGTTCCTTACAGAAGAAGTTTACTGAAGGAACCAAGGAAGAGATTGAAATGATATCTTCTGAAGTTATTATTCATATTGTTGAGCTAATGACTGATCCATTCGGAAATTACCTTGTTCAAAAGCTGCTCGAAGTCTGTAAACACGATCAACAGATGCAGATACTCCATTCGATCACTCGAAAACCTGGGGATTTGATTAGGATTTCATGCGACATGCACGG AACTCGGGCTGTACAAAAGGTTATTGAAACTCTAAGAACACGAGAACAGTTCTCTATGGTTGTTTCCGCACTAAAGCCTGGTATAGTGACTTTAATGAAGAACACAAATGGAAACCATGTTGCACAAAGATGCCTGCAGTATTTAAGGCCTGAATACATTGAG TTCCTCTTCGAAGCTGCGACTGCCCACTGTATTGAACTTGCAACCGATCGCCATGGCTGTTGCGTATTACAGAAGTGCCTTGGCCTGTCAAGTGGTGTACAGAAAGCACAATTGATATGTCAAATCACTTCAAACACTCCACTTTTATCTGAAGATCAATTCGG AAACTATGTTGTCCAATTCATCTTGGAGAATCAGATAATGTGGGCAAGTAGTTGTATTCTTGAACAGCTTGAAGGAAGCCATGGTTACTTGTCGATGCAGAAGTATAGCAGTAATGTGGTTGAGAAATGTCTGAAATTTGGTGGAGAAGAACGACAAGCCAATATTATCAATGAGTTGATCAATAATCCCCGTTTCGATCAGATTATGCAAGATCCTTATGGCAATTATGTCATTCAAGCAGGATTAAGAAATTCCAag gGAGCAGCTATTCATGCAAAGTTGGTAGCAGCAATCGAACCTTACATTCCTATGCTCAGGACAAGCCCATATGGGAAGAAGATACTCTCATGCAGCAGTTTCAAGAAATAA
- the LOC124920293 gene encoding protein MET1, chloroplastic, producing the protein MSIASSSYTSLCSTPPLTRTNASLSPQFAKSLLIKNPPFPGASISFTNTHLVKHSSLVVKSSETDGGGGGEEEKEGKYEVVLVQPLGLKFRKGRDGGTYIDAIAPGGSADKTGLFTEGDRVIATSAVFGDEIWPAAEYGRTMYTIRQRIGPLLMKMERRFGKAEEVGELTEKEIIRAERNSGFISDRVREIQLTNATRKREQKEQRERDLRQGLQLYKNGKYDEALEKFESVLGSRPTAVESSVASYNVACCYSKLNQIQAGLSALEDALNNGYEDFKTIRTDPDLANIRKSEEFELLMKKFDESFINENAINAIKSLFGFGNKK; encoded by the exons ATGTCGATAGCTTCAAGCAGCTACACATCTCTCTGTTCAACTCCTCCTTTAACAAGAACAAACGCATCTCTATCACCCCAATTTGCCAAATCACTGTTGATCAAGAACCCACCATTTCCGGGAGCTTCAATCAGTTTCACCAATACCCATCTGGTAAAGCATTCATCTTTAGTAGTTAAATCCTCAGAAACAGATGGTGGAGGAGGgggagaagaagagaaagaaggaAAGTATGAAGTGGTATTAGTTCAGCCGCTTGGATTGAAGTTCAGAAAAGGTAGAGATGGAGGAACTTACATTGATGCCATTGCCCCTGGAGGATCAGCAGATAAGACTGGATTGTTCACTGAAGGTGACAGAGTAATCGCCACCag TGCAGTGTTTGGAGATGAAATATGGCCAGCAGCCGAGTATGGAAGAACAATGTATACCATCCGGCAGAGAATTGGTCCATTACTGATGAAAATGGAGAGAAGATTTG GAAAGGCTGAAGAAGTAGGTGAGTTGACGGAGAAGGAAATTATCAGGGCCGAAAGGAACTCAGGCTTTATAAGCGACAGAGTTCGAGAAATTCAG TTGACAAATGCTACAAGGAAAAGGGAACAGAAAGAACAACGCGAAAGAGATCTCCGACAAGGCCTCCAGCTTTACAA AAATGGAAAATATGATGAAGCCCTAGAGAAATTTGAGTCAGTTTTGGGATCAAGGCCAACTGCAGTTGAATCTTCAGTAGCTAGTTATAATGTTGCATGTTGCTATTCCAAGCTAAATCAG ATACAGGCAGGACTATCGGCACTTGAAGATGCACTAAACAATGGATATGAAGATTTCAAG ACAATAAGGACGGATCCTGACTTGGCAAACATCAGGAAATCTGAGGAATTTGAGCTTCTAATGAAGAAATTTGATGAATCGTTCATCAATGAGAACGCTATAAACGCCATCAAATCACTTTTTGGGTTTGGAAACAAGAAGTAG
- the LOC124917165 gene encoding uncharacterized protein LOC124917165, with product MSETKTFDGNANNQSTTSGGGGGGGELSSFFLKSANDLSNLHAQTLKLNKLSFDAGHRHSLERFNEWLMMKMQQGIPITPTYVLAYLQEEINTRTTVCQESEPDLSPNNTAGHHQPRDDYEMDNDDG from the exons ATGTCTGAAACCAAGACCTTCGATGGAAACGCTAACAATCAGTCCACGACCAGCGGCGGTGGCGGTGGCGGCGGTGAATTATCCTCCTTCTTCCTCAAGTCTGCCAATGACCTCTCCAATCTGCATGCTCAAACGCTCAAATTGAACAAGCTCTCCTTTGATGCTGGCCATAGACATTCCTTG GAAAGATTTAATGAGTGGCTGATGATGAAGATGCAGCAAGGAATCCCCATTACTCCAACTTATGTTTTAGCCTATTTGCAG GAGGAGATCAATACAAGGACAACTGTCTGTCAAGAAAGTGAGCCGGATTTGTCTCCAAACAACACTGCAGGTCATCATCAACCACGAGATGATTATGAGATGGATAATGATGATGGGTAA